The sequence below is a genomic window from Flavobacterium sediminilitoris.
TATAAGCCCTTCTATGGCAATTGTATTAAATCAGATATTTCATTATAATCAAAATTCGTCTATTAAAAATTTATATTTAAAAGGAAAAGGATATGAATTAATGAGTTTGTATTTTAATCAAAATGAAGATCCAAATGCAGAACATTGTCCGTTTTTGATTGATGAGGAAAATGTTTTAAAAATAAAAAAGGCGAAGGAAGTAATTATTGAAAATATGGCAGAACCACCTAGTTTACAAGAATTGGCAGACAAAGTTGGATTAACTTTAAAGAAATTGAAAGTAGGTTTTAAACAAATTTATGGAGATAGTGTATATAGTTTCTTGTTTGATTATAAAATGGAATATGCAAGAAAAATGCTTGATTCAGGTTCTTACAATGTAAATGAAGTAGGATTAAAAGTAGGCTATAGTACTTCAAGTCATTTTATAGCTGCTTTTAAAAAGAAATTTGGAACAACGCCAAAAAAATATTTAATGAACTTAAATTTGAATGTTTGATAATTATGAAAATGTTTAGTATCAATTTATCGAATATAAGAATAAATAAAAAAGTTGTTTTTCAAATCTATTAAAAATTAAGTTTAATTACTTTTATTGAAAATTTATAAATAAAATTATTAAAGAATAAAATATAATGAAGGGAGTATTATTAGTAAATTTAGGTTCACCGGAAAGTCCAACTCCAAAAGATGTAAAACCCTATTTGGATGAATTTTTAATGGATAAATATGTCATAGATGTTCCGTTTTTATTACGTGCTTTATTAGTAAGAGGTATTATTTTAAGAAAACGACCAGAAAAGTCAGCAGAAGCTTATAAAAAAATATGGTGGGAAGAAGGTTCTCCACTTATTGTTCTTTCAAAAAGGATGAAAGCTAAGGTAGAACAAGATGTGAG
It includes:
- a CDS encoding helix-turn-helix transcriptional regulator, producing MSSFEEIKIEQDFTLLRFQNDTKTMERFEKQVRTGLIQFHFNVKGKAKFIFNQGTYALDLNEEKSLLLYNPQKELPLHLEVSPKTWIISVLISIKKFHALFSNEAELIPFLSQENLDKKYYGEEDISPSMAIVLNQIFHYNQNSSIKNLYLKGKGYELMSLYFNQNEDPNAEHCPFLIDEENVLKIKKAKEVIIENMAEPPSLQELADKVGLTLKKLKVGFKQIYGDSVYSFLFDYKMEYARKMLDSGSYNVNEVGLKVGYSTSSHFIAAFKKKFGTTPKKYLMNLNLNV